A single genomic interval of Rhodopseudomonas palustris harbors:
- a CDS encoding BLUF domain-containing protein, producing the protein MPSELYRCVYYSKNLIAGGPARIAEEIESILAAARRNNPTLQVTGALVFNRGLFAQVLEGPCPSVEALFEKISRDERHGDIQVLAFRAVPERLFSNWSMAFLGRSREDENLFGHIGPQTGFSTERLEGDRLLEIVRNLAFEEEARAA; encoded by the coding sequence ATGCCGAGCGAGCTGTATCGCTGCGTGTACTACAGCAAGAACCTGATCGCCGGCGGCCCGGCGCGGATCGCCGAGGAGATCGAGTCGATCCTGGCGGCAGCCCGGCGCAACAACCCGACGCTGCAGGTCACCGGCGCGCTGGTGTTCAATCGCGGCCTGTTCGCCCAGGTGCTCGAAGGGCCTTGTCCGTCCGTGGAAGCGCTGTTCGAGAAGATCTCGCGCGACGAACGCCACGGCGACATTCAGGTGCTGGCCTTCCGCGCCGTTCCCGAGCGACTGTTCAGCAACTGGTCGATGGCGTTTCTCGGCCGTTCGCGCGAGGACGAGAACCTGTTCGGCCATATCGGCCCGCAGACCGGGTTCAGTACCGAGCGGCTCGAGGGAGACCGGCTGCTCGAGATCGTGCGCAATCTTGCTTTCGAAGAAGAAGCGCGCGCCGCCTAA
- the mtgA gene encoding monofunctional biosynthetic peptidoglycan transglycosylase has product MSDPVASAPRTKRVVRIVILVALALLALPYLLTILYGGGQPVSTLMLWRWATGAPVSRTWIDIENISPALPRSVVAAEDAKFCSHHGIDWDSVRDVIDDMQDGEASRGGSTITQQVAKNLFLWPGRSMIRKALEAPLALWIDFVLPKQRILEIYLNIAEWGPDGQFGAMAGADYAFGRSAAQLSAKEAATLAAILPNPRVRSAKAPGPGVRRLAATYVARARAAELRQCWRENRES; this is encoded by the coding sequence GTGTCTGATCCCGTTGCATCTGCGCCTCGCACCAAGCGTGTGGTTCGCATTGTCATCTTAGTGGCGCTCGCGCTGCTGGCTCTGCCTTATCTCCTCACCATCCTGTATGGCGGCGGCCAGCCGGTCTCGACCCTGATGCTGTGGCGCTGGGCCACCGGGGCGCCGGTCAGCCGCACCTGGATCGACATCGAGAATATTTCGCCGGCGCTGCCGCGCAGCGTGGTGGCGGCCGAGGACGCCAAGTTCTGCAGCCATCACGGTATTGACTGGGATTCGGTGCGCGACGTGATCGACGACATGCAGGACGGCGAGGCCAGCCGCGGCGGCTCGACCATCACTCAGCAGGTCGCAAAGAACCTGTTCCTGTGGCCGGGCCGCAGCATGATCCGTAAGGCGCTCGAGGCGCCGCTGGCGCTGTGGATCGACTTCGTGCTGCCCAAGCAGCGGATTCTCGAAATCTACCTAAACATCGCCGAATGGGGGCCGGACGGTCAGTTTGGCGCCATGGCCGGCGCCGACTATGCGTTCGGCCGCTCCGCCGCGCAGTTGTCCGCCAAGGAGGCTGCAACGCTCGCGGCGATTCTGCCCAATCCACGGGTCCGCAGCGCGAAAGCCCCAGGTCCGGGCGTTCGCCGCCTTGCCGCCACTTACGTGGCCCGTGCGCGAGCGGCCGAGCTGCGGCAGTGCTGGCGTGAAAATCGTGAGTCCTGA
- a CDS encoding putative bifunctional diguanylate cyclase/phosphodiesterase codes for MAIDIGLALISPEGEIVMTNPMFDLAFGAIPHEQLLSRFGFDACREGGKVARPAIFPGDRIYWVDITSFPDGWLISAADISERLRQGIVGAELARTDRLTQLANRLVFHERLADLLAQPADVRRDAAVLTIDLDRFKAINDSLGRNIGDALLCLVAKRISSALTPSDVLARIEADEFGVIQVGRDQPDAAVILAKRLVDLLSRPYLLEGQLINVSAFVGIALPIDDELDVDGVLKNADLALHRAKQERYAGYRVFESAMDESMRARRALETDLRRALALREFSLVYQPQVNLQSRRVAGFEALLRWRCPRRGPVSPLDFIPIAEETGIIGPIGEWVLRTACRDAASWPGDYTVAVNISAIQFTNRSLVATVVSAIADSGLDPRRLELEITESVMLDARGNALAVLQQLRGLGVRVSLDDFGTGYSSLGYLRSFPFDKIKIDQSFVREASDDRGNRAIVRAIASLGASLGMATVAEGVETEDQLARVAADGCTDVQGYLISRPIPPGEIEHFLAESRNVIDAATEVSL; via the coding sequence ATGGCGATCGACATCGGGTTGGCGCTAATCTCGCCCGAGGGTGAGATCGTGATGACCAATCCGATGTTCGATCTGGCATTCGGTGCGATCCCGCACGAACAATTGCTGAGCCGGTTCGGCTTCGACGCCTGCCGCGAGGGCGGCAAGGTCGCGCGCCCGGCGATCTTCCCGGGCGACCGAATCTACTGGGTCGACATCACGTCTTTCCCCGACGGCTGGCTGATCAGCGCCGCCGATATCAGCGAGCGCCTGCGCCAGGGCATCGTCGGCGCCGAACTCGCGCGCACCGATCGCCTCACCCAACTGGCAAACCGGCTGGTGTTCCACGAGCGGCTCGCCGATCTGCTGGCGCAGCCGGCCGATGTCCGGCGCGACGCTGCGGTACTGACGATCGACCTCGATCGCTTCAAGGCGATCAACGACTCGCTCGGGCGCAATATCGGCGATGCGCTGCTGTGCCTGGTGGCCAAGCGCATCAGTTCCGCGCTGACGCCGAGCGACGTGCTTGCCCGGATCGAGGCTGATGAGTTCGGCGTGATCCAGGTGGGGCGCGATCAGCCTGATGCTGCGGTGATCCTGGCCAAGCGTCTGGTCGATCTGCTGAGCCGGCCGTATCTGCTCGAAGGTCAGCTGATCAATGTCAGCGCTTTCGTCGGCATAGCGCTGCCGATCGACGACGAACTCGACGTCGACGGCGTGCTGAAGAACGCCGACCTGGCGCTGCATCGCGCCAAGCAGGAGCGCTATGCGGGCTATCGCGTGTTCGAATCCGCCATGGACGAGAGCATGCGGGCGCGGCGTGCGCTGGAGACCGATCTGCGCCGCGCGCTGGCGCTGCGCGAGTTTTCGCTGGTGTATCAGCCGCAGGTCAATCTGCAGAGCCGCCGGGTGGCGGGCTTCGAGGCGCTGCTGCGGTGGCGCTGCCCGAGGCGCGGCCCGGTGTCGCCGCTCGATTTCATTCCGATCGCCGAGGAAACCGGGATCATCGGCCCGATCGGCGAATGGGTGCTGCGCACCGCCTGCCGCGATGCAGCAAGCTGGCCGGGCGACTACACGGTTGCGGTCAACATTTCGGCGATCCAGTTCACCAACCGGTCGCTGGTCGCGACTGTCGTCTCCGCTATCGCCGACAGCGGGCTCGATCCGCGGCGGCTGGAATTGGAGATCACCGAAAGTGTGATGCTCGATGCCCGCGGCAATGCGCTGGCGGTGCTGCAGCAACTCCGCGGCCTCGGCGTCCGGGTGTCGCTCGATGATTTCGGAACCGGCTATTCGTCGCTCGGCTACTTGCGCAGCTTCCCGTTTGACAAGATCAAGATCGATCAGTCGTTCGTGCGCGAGGCCTCCGACGATCGCGGCAACCGCGCGATCGTGCGGGCGATCGCCTCGCTCGGCGCCAGCCTCGGCATGGCGACGGTGGCCGAGGGCGTCGAAACCGAGGATCAGCTGGCGCGGGTCGCGGCCGACGGCTGCACCGACGTCCAAGGCTATCTGATCAGCCGGCCGATCCCGCCGGGAGAGATCGAGCATTTTCTTGCCGAGAGCCGCAATGTGATCGATGCGGCGACGGAAGTCAGTCTCTGA
- a CDS encoding Fur family transcriptional regulator: MTALKPTFPAPGHDHDRCSAEGLEHAERVCAGRSQNLTPIRRQVLRALLSSHRPLGAYEVIEELARVMPRPAPITVYRALDFLMQNGLVHRIESRNAFLACGHDHGDAATVAFLICECCGSVAEVPASEVTQRLNEAARQTGFTPKMSVVEITGVCGHCQAA, translated from the coding sequence ATGACCGCATTGAAGCCGACTTTCCCCGCGCCGGGGCACGATCACGACCGCTGCTCCGCCGAGGGGCTGGAACATGCGGAGCGGGTTTGTGCCGGCCGGTCGCAGAACTTGACGCCCATCCGCCGGCAGGTGCTGCGCGCACTGCTGTCGAGCCACCGGCCGCTCGGCGCCTATGAGGTGATCGAGGAACTCGCTCGGGTGATGCCGCGGCCGGCGCCGATCACGGTGTACCGGGCTCTCGATTTCCTGATGCAGAACGGGCTGGTGCACCGGATCGAGAGCCGCAACGCGTTCCTGGCCTGCGGCCACGACCACGGCGACGCGGCGACTGTCGCGTTCCTGATCTGCGAATGCTGCGGCTCGGTTGCCGAGGTCCCTGCCTCCGAAGTGACACAGCGCCTCAACGAAGCCGCACGCCAGACCGGGTTCACGCCGAAGATGTCGGTGGTCGAGATCACCGGCGTGTGCGGCCATTGCCAAGCCGCCTGA
- a CDS encoding MarR family winged helix-turn-helix transcriptional regulator, which translates to MTRGPEDQNFIFAFAEAQRLLRAYADKQASRHGITRAQWAVLAKVERAEGLKQSELAEQMELQPITLTRLIDKLCDHGWLERRSDDSDRRCKRLYLREAARPLLGKLAGLRAELTDTALAGLTPEDAQRLVRQMQIIKENLRGAIQHDCHREEKRREEHYG; encoded by the coding sequence ATGACCCGGGGCCCGGAAGACCAGAACTTCATCTTCGCGTTCGCCGAGGCGCAGCGACTGCTGCGCGCATATGCGGACAAGCAGGCCTCCCGGCACGGCATCACCCGCGCCCAATGGGCGGTGCTGGCCAAGGTCGAGCGCGCCGAAGGGCTGAAGCAGTCCGAACTCGCCGAACAGATGGAACTGCAGCCGATCACGCTGACCCGGCTGATCGACAAGCTGTGCGACCACGGCTGGCTGGAACGCCGCAGCGACGACAGCGACCGGCGCTGCAAACGGCTCTACCTGCGCGAGGCGGCCCGGCCGCTGCTCGGCAAGCTCGCCGGCCTCCGCGCCGAACTCACCGACACCGCGCTCGCCGGCCTGACGCCGGAGGATGCCCAGCGCCTGGTGCGGCAGATGCAGATCATCAAGGAAAATTTGCGGGGCGCGATCCAACACGACTGCCACCGCGAAGAAAAACGACGGGAGGAGCACTATGGCTGA
- the ispG gene encoding flavodoxin-dependent (E)-4-hydroxy-3-methylbut-2-enyl-diphosphate synthase, whose protein sequence is MNKLENPLRDDVAGPAPRHQTTQVMVGDVAVGGGAPIVVQSMTNTDTADVEGTIKQIAALARAGSEMVRITVDREEAAAAVPHIRDGIRKLGLTTPIIGDFHYIGHKLLAEYPACAEALDKYRINPGNVGFKNKRDTQFADIVEIAIKNNKAVRIGANWGSLDQELLTKLMDENAASANPRDVRAVTREAMVQSALLSAARAEEIGLPKNKMILSAKVSAVQDLIAVYQDLASRSDYAIHLGLTEAGMGSKGIVASSAALGILLQQGIGDTIRISLTPEPGGDRTREVQVGQELLQTMGFRTFVPLVAACPGCGRTTSTTFQELARSIQDFIRDEMPEWRSRYPGVENLNVAVMGCIVNGPGESKHANIGISLPGTGETPAAPVFVDGEKFRTLRGENIAADFKALVIDYIEQRYGATPKPDAAQMVPAAE, encoded by the coding sequence ATGAACAAGCTCGAAAATCCGCTGCGAGACGACGTCGCCGGCCCCGCGCCGCGGCACCAAACCACCCAGGTCATGGTCGGCGATGTGGCCGTCGGCGGCGGTGCCCCGATCGTCGTTCAGTCGATGACCAATACCGACACCGCGGATGTCGAGGGCACCATCAAGCAGATTGCCGCGCTGGCCCGGGCCGGTTCGGAGATGGTCCGGATCACCGTCGATCGCGAGGAGGCGGCCGCCGCCGTCCCACACATCCGCGACGGCATCCGCAAGCTAGGTCTGACCACGCCGATCATCGGCGACTTCCATTACATCGGCCACAAGCTGCTCGCCGAATACCCGGCGTGCGCCGAGGCGCTCGACAAGTACCGGATCAATCCGGGCAATGTCGGCTTCAAGAACAAGCGTGACACGCAGTTCGCCGACATCGTCGAGATCGCAATCAAGAACAACAAGGCGGTCCGCATCGGCGCCAATTGGGGCTCGCTCGACCAGGAGTTGCTCACCAAGCTGATGGACGAGAACGCTGCGTCGGCCAATCCGCGTGATGTCCGCGCCGTCACCCGCGAGGCGATGGTGCAGTCGGCGCTGCTGTCAGCCGCGCGCGCCGAAGAGATCGGCCTGCCGAAGAACAAGATGATCCTGTCCGCCAAGGTCTCGGCGGTGCAGGACCTGATTGCCGTGTACCAGGATCTCGCCTCGCGCTCCGACTACGCGATCCACCTCGGCCTCACCGAGGCTGGCATGGGCTCGAAGGGCATCGTCGCATCGTCCGCGGCGCTCGGCATCCTGCTGCAGCAGGGCATCGGTGACACCATTCGGATTTCGCTGACCCCCGAGCCGGGCGGTGACCGCACCCGCGAGGTTCAGGTCGGGCAGGAACTGCTGCAGACCATGGGCTTCCGCACCTTCGTGCCGCTGGTCGCGGCGTGTCCCGGCTGCGGCCGGACCACCTCGACGACCTTCCAGGAGCTGGCGCGCTCGATCCAGGACTTCATCCGCGACGAGATGCCGGAGTGGCGCAGCCGCTATCCGGGCGTCGAGAATCTCAACGTTGCGGTGATGGGCTGCATCGTCAACGGCCCGGGCGAAAGCAAGCATGCCAATATCGGCATTTCGCTGCCCGGCACCGGCGAAACCCCGGCGGCGCCGGTGTTCGTCGACGGCGAGAAATTCCGTACCCTGCGCGGCGAGAATATCGCGGCCGACTTCAAGGCGCTGGTGATCGACTACATCGAGCAGCGCTACGGCGCGACGCCGAAGCCAGATGCAGCCCAGATGGTGCCGGCGGCGGAGTAA
- a CDS encoding Na+/H+ antiporter, with protein sequence MQAVAGRFTQNQRGDVEAKFQIFLTLLAVLAGTALLARRVNIAPAILLLIAGITLAFIPGMPAIELPPDLILLLVLPPLIYSASVAMSWREFCANLRAIGLLAIGCVIFTACAVAAASHYLIGLPWSVGFLLGAIVAPPDVVAPLAIARKLGLPRRIVVVLEGEGLANDATALILYRFAVAAIMTGAFSLTKASGTFVAIMAGELAFGVAVGWLSLRARHWVRDPQIEITLSLLTPYIAYWIPEHHGGSGVIATVACGLYISWNGPLLISAATRLQGIFFWDLVIYLIEGMLFLLTGFQLRALLERSKEFAFGDILSATLLVAAIVIAARFIWVYPAFYLPRFLSRRLRASDPYPSWRTVFVIGFTGVRGAVSLAAALALPYALPGGETFPYRDLILFVTFGVILITLVGLGLTLPAVVRLLGVTRVGHREQIAEHDDEITARREALAAAQASLKKITDNRELTDEVLKLLHARHQTRASLLPDPIGSPEHEASAVGIALVRELIAVERKFIHAQLRAGKITDEARRRIERDLDLEEASLANRESGPAPL encoded by the coding sequence ATGCAGGCTGTCGCCGGCAGGTTCACTCAAAATCAGCGTGGTGACGTGGAAGCCAAATTCCAGATTTTTCTCACGCTGCTTGCGGTGCTCGCCGGAACGGCGCTGCTGGCCCGGCGGGTCAACATCGCACCCGCGATCCTGCTGCTGATTGCCGGCATCACCCTGGCCTTCATTCCTGGGATGCCGGCAATTGAACTGCCGCCGGATCTGATCCTGCTGTTGGTGCTGCCGCCGCTGATCTACTCGGCGAGCGTGGCAATGAGCTGGCGCGAATTCTGCGCCAATCTGCGGGCGATCGGCCTGCTCGCGATCGGCTGTGTGATCTTCACCGCATGCGCGGTGGCGGCGGCCTCGCATTATCTGATCGGCCTGCCGTGGTCGGTCGGCTTCCTGCTCGGTGCAATCGTCGCGCCCCCCGACGTGGTTGCCCCGCTGGCGATCGCCCGCAAGCTCGGCCTGCCGCGGCGCATCGTGGTGGTGCTGGAAGGCGAAGGGCTGGCCAATGATGCGACCGCGCTGATCCTGTACCGATTCGCGGTGGCGGCGATCATGACCGGCGCGTTCTCGCTGACCAAAGCCTCCGGCACCTTCGTGGCCATCATGGCGGGCGAGCTCGCGTTCGGTGTCGCAGTCGGCTGGCTTAGCCTGCGCGCGCGGCATTGGGTTCGCGACCCGCAGATCGAGATCACGCTGTCGCTGCTGACGCCTTACATCGCCTATTGGATTCCGGAGCATCATGGCGGCTCCGGCGTGATCGCCACCGTCGCCTGCGGTCTTTATATCTCATGGAACGGCCCGCTGCTGATCTCGGCGGCGACGCGGCTGCAGGGCATCTTCTTCTGGGATCTGGTGATCTACCTGATCGAGGGGATGCTGTTTCTGCTCACCGGCTTCCAACTGCGCGCCCTGCTGGAGCGCTCGAAGGAATTTGCCTTCGGCGACATCCTGTCCGCCACGCTGCTGGTCGCTGCAATCGTGATCGCCGCGCGCTTCATCTGGGTTTATCCGGCGTTCTATCTGCCCCGGTTTCTCAGCCGCCGCTTGCGAGCGAGTGATCCCTACCCGTCGTGGCGCACCGTTTTCGTGATCGGCTTCACCGGCGTGCGCGGCGCGGTCTCGCTCGCCGCTGCGCTGGCGCTGCCCTATGCGCTGCCGGGCGGCGAGACATTCCCGTATCGCGACCTGATTCTGTTCGTCACTTTTGGGGTGATCCTGATCACGCTGGTCGGCCTCGGCCTGACGCTGCCCGCCGTGGTGAGGCTGCTCGGCGTCACCCGCGTCGGACACCGGGAGCAGATCGCCGAGCACGACGACGAGATCACCGCCCGCCGCGAAGCACTGGCTGCCGCGCAGGCATCGCTGAAGAAGATCACCGACAATCGCGAACTGACCGACGAAGTGCTGAAGCTGCTGCACGCCCGGCACCAGACCCGCGCCAGCCTGCTGCCCGATCCGATCGGCTCACCGGAGCACGAGGCCTCGGCGGTCGGCATCGCCCTGGTGCGCGAGCTGATCGCGGTCGAGCGTAAGTTCATCCACGCCCAGCTCCGCGCCGGCAAGATCACCGACGAGGCGCGACGCCGGATCGAGCGCGACCTCGACCTGGAGGAGGCCAGCCTCGCGAACCGCGAAAGCGGCCCCGCGCCGCTTTAG
- a CDS encoding DUF1345 domain-containing protein, whose product MTEHPDDDPLLLRFRKLPRIVRLVYSRPRLFASIAIGVVAFALLPGWLRPVTRALIGWDVSIIVYLALAYTMMARCGVAYIRRNAVLQDDGRFLILMVTAIGAYATIAAIVTELGTAHRGAAELALATFTIALSWAAVHTTFALHYAHEYYRGDREGGLAFPGSDEHTEPDYWDFVYFSFVIGMTAQVSDVGITDRTIRRTATAHGVVSFVFNTALVALMVNIAASAI is encoded by the coding sequence ATGACAGAGCACCCGGACGACGATCCGCTGCTGCTTCGCTTTCGGAAGCTGCCGCGGATCGTTCGCCTGGTGTATTCGCGGCCGCGGCTGTTCGCGTCGATCGCGATCGGCGTGGTCGCATTCGCGCTGCTGCCGGGCTGGCTTCGGCCGGTGACGCGCGCGCTGATCGGCTGGGACGTCTCGATCATCGTGTATCTGGCGCTGGCCTACACGATGATGGCACGCTGCGGCGTCGCCTACATCCGGCGCAATGCGGTGCTGCAGGACGACGGCCGTTTCCTGATTCTGATGGTCACCGCGATCGGCGCCTACGCCACCATCGCGGCGATCGTCACCGAACTCGGCACCGCCCATCGCGGTGCCGCCGAGCTAGCGCTCGCGACCTTCACCATCGCGCTGTCCTGGGCGGCGGTGCACACCACCTTCGCGCTCCACTACGCGCACGAATATTATCGCGGCGACCGCGAGGGAGGGCTGGCGTTTCCGGGCAGCGACGAGCACACCGAGCCCGACTATTGGGACTTCGTGTATTTCTCGTTCGTGATCGGGATGACCGCGCAGGTGTCGGATGTCGGCATCACCGACCGGACGATCCGCCGCACTGCGACCGCGCACGGCGTCGTATCGTTCGTGTTCAACACCGCCTTAGTGGCGCTAATGGTCAACATCGCGGCGAGCGCGATCTGA
- a CDS encoding polyprenyl synthetase family protein produces the protein MATGTSTIDFAKRLDTTAEETEALLGRLLSDELMSDEIARPRRLMDAIRYSTLGGGKRLRPFLAVESAAVFGIDRAAALLVGAALECIHCYSLIHDDLPSMDNSDLRRGRPTLHKAYDDATAILAGDALLTFAFDIVTRDEVHNDPTVRLLLTRVLARCAGLGGMVGGQMLDLAGEGRFGDREPVDVARLQQMKTGALLRYGCVAGAILGQASPDQYRALDDYGRALGEAFQIADDLLDVEGDAAALGKPAGADAALGKTTFVTQLGIDGAKQRLRDLIARADQALAPFGERGEVLRAAARFVAERKS, from the coding sequence ATGGCCACCGGCACTTCCACGATCGACTTTGCCAAGCGGCTCGACACTACCGCCGAGGAAACCGAAGCGCTGCTCGGCCGGCTGTTGTCCGACGAATTGATGTCCGACGAGATCGCCCGGCCGCGCCGGCTGATGGACGCGATCCGCTACTCCACGCTCGGCGGCGGCAAGCGGCTGCGGCCGTTCCTGGCGGTCGAGAGCGCCGCAGTGTTCGGCATCGATCGTGCCGCCGCGCTCTTGGTCGGCGCCGCGCTGGAGTGCATCCACTGCTACTCGCTGATCCACGACGACCTGCCCTCGATGGACAACAGCGATCTGCGCCGCGGCCGTCCGACGCTGCACAAGGCCTATGACGACGCCACTGCGATCCTCGCCGGCGACGCGCTGCTGACCTTCGCGTTCGACATCGTCACCCGCGACGAGGTGCACAACGATCCGACGGTGCGGCTGCTGCTGACACGAGTGCTGGCGCGCTGCGCCGGGCTCGGCGGCATGGTCGGCGGCCAGATGCTTGATCTTGCCGGCGAAGGCCGGTTCGGCGACCGCGAGCCGGTCGACGTCGCGCGGCTGCAACAGATGAAGACCGGCGCCCTTCTCCGCTACGGCTGCGTCGCCGGCGCGATCCTCGGCCAGGCAAGCCCCGACCAGTATCGCGCGCTCGACGATTACGGCCGTGCGCTCGGTGAGGCGTTCCAGATCGCCGACGACCTGCTCGATGTCGAAGGCGACGCTGCCGCGCTCGGCAAGCCGGCCGGAGCCGATGCCGCGCTCGGCAAGACCACCTTCGTCACCCAACTCGGCATCGACGGCGCCAAGCAGCGGCTGCGCGACCTGATCGCGCGTGCCGACCAGGCGCTGGCGCCGTTCGGCGAGCGCGGCGAGGTGCTGCGCGCCGCCGCCCGCTTCGTCGCCGAGCGGAAGAGCTGA
- the rpmF gene encoding 50S ribosomal protein L32 yields MAVPRRKTSPSRRGMRRSADAIKRPTYVEDKDSGELRRPHHLDLKTGMYKGRQVLKKKDS; encoded by the coding sequence ATGGCCGTTCCGAGAAGAAAAACTTCGCCCTCGCGGCGTGGCATGCGCCGGTCCGCGGACGCGATCAAGCGCCCGACCTATGTCGAGGACAAGGATTCCGGCGAACTGCGCCGCCCGCACCATCTCGATCTCAAGACCGGGATGTACAAGGGCCGCCAGGTTCTGAAGAAGAAGGATTCCTGA
- a CDS encoding DMT family transporter — protein sequence MGRPLSAGAIALMLLCCLSWGFNQIAVKLVLPDIPPFLQAAIRSAGALIVILIIATSRRVKLFQRDGTLRAGLFAGVLFGLEFVLIYHGLTLTTASRAVVFLYTAPFFVALGSYRLLGERLRRMQWAGLALSFAGVALAIGVPQADVDASVLLGDLLLVGGGALWAATTLIVKGTRLQRAPAEKGLAYQVAISVPILTGAALLSGETITKMPSTLSIGLMAYQTIWVVGLTFLLWFGLVKTYSASKLSAFTFITPLFGVAAGYLIMHDPLTPAFGAAAVLVIAGLYLVNRPAPVPAPNDPLLNVTKT from the coding sequence ATGGGGCGTCCGCTGAGCGCCGGCGCGATCGCGCTGATGCTGCTGTGCTGCCTGTCGTGGGGCTTCAACCAGATCGCCGTGAAACTGGTGCTGCCGGATATTCCGCCGTTCCTGCAAGCCGCGATCCGGTCGGCCGGTGCCCTGATCGTGATCCTGATCATCGCGACATCGCGGCGGGTGAAGCTGTTCCAGCGCGACGGAACGCTGCGGGCCGGGCTGTTCGCCGGCGTGCTGTTCGGGCTCGAATTCGTGCTGATCTATCACGGCCTGACGCTGACCACGGCGTCGCGGGCGGTCGTGTTCCTGTACACCGCGCCATTCTTCGTCGCGCTCGGCTCGTACCGGCTGCTCGGCGAGCGGCTACGCCGGATGCAATGGGCCGGGCTGGCGCTGAGCTTCGCCGGCGTGGCGCTGGCGATCGGGGTGCCGCAGGCGGATGTCGACGCCAGCGTCCTGCTCGGCGACCTGTTGCTGGTCGGGGGCGGCGCGCTGTGGGCCGCCACCACCCTGATCGTCAAGGGAACCCGGCTGCAGCGGGCTCCGGCCGAGAAGGGGCTGGCCTACCAAGTGGCGATCTCGGTGCCGATTCTGACCGGCGCGGCGCTGCTGTCGGGCGAAACCATCACCAAAATGCCGTCGACGCTGTCGATCGGACTGATGGCCTATCAGACCATCTGGGTGGTCGGACTGACATTTTTGCTCTGGTTCGGGCTGGTGAAGACCTATTCGGCCAGCAAATTGTCGGCTTTCACTTTCATTACCCCTTTATTCGGGGTGGCGGCCGGCTATCTGATCATGCACGACCCGCTGACCCCGGCATTCGGCGCCGCGGCGGTGCTGGTGATCGCCGGCCTTTACCTCGTGAACCGGCCGGCTCCGGTTCCTGCACCCAACGATCCATTGCTGAATGTCACCAAAACCTGA